One region of bacterium genomic DNA includes:
- a CDS encoding 4Fe-4S dicluster domain-containing protein, which produces MEKITRRKFISVSLGGAAAGAFVLSGKAQGAGNFTGYPEGMGVLVDLTRCIGCRTCEAACNREQGLPEPALPFDDTSVFDQEFHGGQKRRTDENAFTVVNRYDQAEGGPVYRKIQCNHCNEPACLTSCFVNAYTKTKEGAVIYNSKVCVGCRMCMTACPFRIPAYAYSSATNPVIRKCIFCYDTRLKYGKPPACIDACPQGVLTFGHRKNLVKIAHERIRANSDLYVDYVYGEDEVGGTAWMYLSGVPFEEVDFDVTMQKKPILNNAQDFLSQVPMVLAIWPALFLGFHRLSTRGEEDGDENSNLSNREESQS; this is translated from the coding sequence ATGGAAAAGATAACCCGAAGAAAGTTTATTTCGGTGAGCCTGGGAGGGGCTGCGGCTGGAGCCTTCGTTTTATCGGGCAAGGCCCAGGGTGCAGGTAACTTTACAGGGTATCCGGAAGGCATGGGGGTTCTCGTGGACCTGACCCGCTGCATCGGCTGCAGAACGTGTGAGGCCGCCTGCAACAGAGAGCAGGGTCTGCCGGAGCCAGCGCTGCCCTTTGACGACACTTCTGTTTTTGACCAGGAGTTTCACGGGGGACAGAAGCGCAGGACTGACGAGAACGCCTTTACGGTGGTCAACAGGTATGACCAGGCAGAGGGAGGACCTGTTTACAGGAAGATCCAGTGTAACCATTGCAACGAGCCCGCATGCCTAACCTCTTGCTTTGTCAACGCATACACCAAGACGAAAGAGGGGGCTGTGATCTACAACTCGAAGGTTTGCGTGGGATGCAGGATGTGTATGACTGCATGCCCCTTCCGTATCCCTGCCTATGCCTATTCGAGTGCCACCAACCCGGTGATCCGCAAGTGTATCTTCTGCTACGACACCCGTCTCAAGTACGGAAAGCCGCCAGCCTGCATCGATGCCTGTCCCCAGGGGGTCTTGACCTTCGGGCACAGGAAGAACCTGGTTAAGATCGCTCATGAACGGATAAGAGCAAACTCCGACCTCTATGTTGATTATGTCTATGGTGAGGATGAAGTGGGCGGGACGGCCTGGATGTACCTTTCGGGTGTACCCTTTGAAGAAGTGGACTTCGATGTAACCATGCAGAAGAAGCCCATTTTGAACAACGCCCAGGACTTTCTTTCCCAGGTCCCCATGGTGCTTGCCATCTGGCCGGCCCTGTTCCTGGGTTTTCATCGCCTGTCCACAAGAGGTGAGGAGGACGGGGATGAAAACAGTAACCTTTCCAACAGAGAGGAGTCGCAGTCATGA